One genomic segment of Pristiophorus japonicus isolate sPriJap1 chromosome 8, sPriJap1.hap1, whole genome shotgun sequence includes these proteins:
- the crybb1 gene encoding beta-crystallin B1, whose amino-acid sequence MSQTTKSTTQEKGTPGASPAPTPGSKTPKTREPGLGNFKIFIYEQENFQGRFMEFSTECVNLCDRNFDRVGSVRVDCGPWVAFEQTNFRGEMFILEKGEYPRWDSWSNSYRSDRFMSFRPVCMDNQEHKICLFEIVEFQGNKMEITEDDVPSLWAYGFCDRVGSVKVPSGTWVGYQYPGYRGYQYLFEMGDYKHWNEWSAQQPQIQSIRRLRDMQWHQKGCFQFATK is encoded by the exons ATGTCTCAGACTACGAAGAGCACCACTCAGGAAAAGGGCACTCCTGGTGCCAGTCCTGCCCCTACTCCAGGCTCCAAGACCCCCAAGACCAGAGAACCTGGACTAGGCAACTTCAAG ATCTTCATTTATGAACAGGAGAACTTCCAGGGCCGGTTCATGGAGTTTTCCACCGAGTGCGTGAACCTGTGCGATCGCAACTTCGACAGAGTGGGCAGTGTGCGCGTAGACTGTGGACC CTGGGTTGCCTTTGAGCAGACTAATTTCCGCGGGGAGATGTTCATCCTGGAGAAGGGCGAGTACCCACGCTGGGATTCCTGGTCAAACAGCTACAGGAGTGACCGCTTCATGTCCTTCCGTCCAGTCTGCATG GATAACCAAGAACACAAAATCTGCCTGTTTGAGATTGTTGAGTTCCAAGGCAACAAGATGGAGATTACTGAGGATGATGTACCCAGCCTGTGGGCTTATGGATTCTGTGACCGCGTGGGCAGTGTGAAGGTCCCCAGTGGCAC GTGGGTTGGTTACCAGTACCCTGGATACAGAGGATACCAGTACCTGTTCGAGATGGGAGATTACAAACACTGGAATGAGTGGAGTGCCCAGCAGCCCCAGATTCAATCCATCCGCCGCCTCAGAGACATGCAGTGGCACCAGAAAGGCTGCTTCCAGTTCGCCACTAAGTGA